Within Montipora foliosa isolate CH-2021 chromosome 3, ASM3666993v2, whole genome shotgun sequence, the genomic segment TCAACCATAATAAAGCCTTATCTCGAAGGCCAAGCTTGGACTGCAGCCTGTGCAGAAGTATACCGTGGTCTACGGTATCAAACGCAGCACTGAGATCTAACATGACAAGCAATGTGACGTGACCTTTGTCCATAATTAGCAAAAgatcgtttttaacttttaataaCGCCGTCTCAGTGCTGTGATTCTGCCAATATGCGCTTTGGAGCACAGGAAATAAGTTGTTGGCTGTCATATGATCTTGTAATTGGATAGCCACGGACTTTTCCGTAATCTTTGATGTAACCTGCAAGTTGCTCACCGGTCGAAATTTTTTGTTCATAGGTTTGAGACCTATTTTCTTAAGCAAAGGGTGAACTAAAGCATTCTTTCAGTCCTCCGCAAAGACACCAGACTCAAGAGACAAGTTGACAATTTTCCTAATAACAGGGAGCAGTTCATCCAAACAGAAGGTCAGAATAGACGATGGTAGAGGATCAAGGGCGCACGACTTTGCACATGAGGCAGCAATTCTCCGTACACTCTCCTCAGACAATGGAGAAAATTCAGAAAACTCACTACACGTTGAAGCTGATGTGGCAAGCGAAGTTGCGCCACTGGCATCCGCATCCAGCTCAGACCTAATAGCCGTGATTTTGTGAACAAAATACTCACCCATCTCATTTGCCAGCATACGAGCATCCGTATGAGGCGGCAGAGCCCTGTCTACATGAAAGTTCAAAAGGCGTTTACTGGCCCGAAAAAGCCTTCCCTGGTCAGAGAACTGTTCTCATCAACATATTGTTTATAATAAGCACGTCTAGACTCATTCATGacatgcaatgcaaaatttcgcTTGGCTTTAAATACAGCGAGATCCGAAATAAACCTACTAGACCGCCatttccaacctcgttcccagggtcctctcctaCTCGGCCCCAGTGGCGCCGGCGCCACTGGGGCCGAGtaggagaggaccctgggaacgaggttgcgccATTTCCTTTCAGCGCTGCGTCTTTCATGTCTCGCCTTCACTATTTCATCATTAAACCATGGAGGACGTGTCTGAGACTTCAGGTGGCGAGCCCGAACCGGCGCATGTTTGTCCATGTTATCAATGTTTGGAGGTAATCTGATCTTAGAGTATTATTGTAGCATACCACAAGTTCATCAAGAGTATTAGGAGGGTCACGACATAAGCTGGAATTACGAATATCTTTCAAAAACTGTTGCTTAAACTGCATAGATTCCTTTTGTCTTACGCATTTCGATTATTCCCTCTTCGTTACCGCTAGCCCAAACTCAGAATAGAGGAAAggaaagaactttatttacgtgtctagtcttctagcgctggggcACCAATTGGGGACAACAAATTAACACAAGTCAAATAAATAgtgggtttttgaggagaggggaaaaccggagtaccaagagaaaaacctctcgaagcagcATCtatagaaaaccaacaaactcaacccacatatgacgccgagtctgggaatcgaacccagaaATTCTCTTCTCTGGGGAGGCTCAATATCTAAACTATTGAAGATAAATTTAAACCTCCGTTCTGGGCATATTTTAAACAACCTTTTAAAAAGGTAACACATATTCAAGTCCTTTAATTTTCACAGGAGTCCATCTCACTCACCTTGAGAGTAATACATCTACCCTTTGTTTCCAGTGCCTGCAGTCTTTTTTGCACTTCTTTAGCCAGTTCATTTATAAAATTGACCACCTCATTCTCCTGAAAAAGCAAGGCTGCAACTAAGTACAGTCGTAATGTACAGCTTCAATGTAAATAAGTGGCAACTTTTTGAATtctgtgtataataaagttattattataacataaattttgaacaaagttttggaattttcctattgttGCCAAATGAAATTACTATATGAACCAGGAATAGCCAGTATTCATTGCGACTTTAGGAGGAAAGTACCAAGATGATGATTCTCTCTTAGAGAATTAGCAGTTACTTACTCAAGTAGCTTAGAAGGCAGAGAGAAAAACATTCAAAGGAAAATATCACAAGCAGAGACAGAGTGGTTACCATGACCACAAATGTTgaacattttattatttttgaaaaggaaactggagaaatagGTCACTGTAATTTACTTTGTGTTAGTAGCAGGTTATGAAATGAAGGCTAAGACTAAATTTACGGAGCTCAGCAAATGTCAAATCAGATTTGGTTCAAGTTTAAATAAAAGTTTACTGAAACATGTCTCCGGTAGTCAACAGTCTAATTCAGCATTTCTGTTATAGTTGTTGTCCCCTCGATCATATTGGTATTAGTTTAACAATGTTTTCTCACCGCAGTAAAACGAATTCCATAATTGATTTCAGCCGACACTGATTTCCTTTCACGCTCTATTTTGAGCGCCCGGTCATCCACTCCTCGACAGTACTGATATAACAACAGTCCTGTCTTAGGCCCAAACTCTTTCTGTAGCATCTGTAAGCTGAATTTCTGCAAGTCTAAACAGGTTAGGACTCCCAACGTTTCCAATTTGTGCCCCAAGCTCCAACCGACCCCTGGAAGGTCATTTACCTTTTGGGATCCTGAGAATTGAACGTTTTACCTTGGTCAGTAATCCGGAATGTGCGGATAAAGAATAGGGAcggtaaactttatttaagtctatGAGACATTCGTTACTCTACATCAACGTTTGCAACTACGTTACCAACAATTAGCGTGCCTATTCTAGCTAaggacttaactgattagagtgtaatgtgaagtgctagttttgtaccccatatgaaccatgtgagcgttagccctactactGTGGGCCCGAGGGCAGTCCGTTAAAAATTATACTGTAGTAGTAAAGTGTAAACTATAACTAATACGATGGATTAGATGTAGCTTTTGAGATGGAGAACAATGTAGATTTGCTTAGGAAAATAATGAGTTGAGGTATTACATCAACATACATCTTGTCAGTCTCCAAGACCTTTAACGGCAATTTATGTAATTTCACAATCGAGAAGGAATGGGGCGAAACGCCCGACCGGCTCTAAATATTGCTTGCTGACATTTAGAGTTCACTGGTGAAGGAGACAGTTAGtcacaatttcaagccctgcatgTACAAATGGGTGACTGCTACTACGCGGAACATTTTTGTTTAGTTTCTCCCCAAAACTACAACCCAATTAACTAAGAAACATGACCATTCCCAAGTCTTGAAAGAAATCTGTTACGGCGTGGAAAGCACTGTAAAAGCTTTCTCCCCAGGAGATACGTACCCATAAACTGATTGATATCATCATTAGCTGACAAATGATAACAGCCGTCTGGTTTAGCTACTCTTGTGCACATTCGGGCCAGTAGGACATTAGCAGCGATACCAACTGAGGCTGTACAGCCTGTCGCTTCCTTAATATCAGCGCGAATCTTTTCTGCAAGCTCTGTGGGAGTTTCATCCTCTAACAATTaaacagaaaaataatataAGAGTTTTAGTGGAGAGACGAAAACCCTATGGTCCTATGGTCCTTATTTCCTACTGGAAATAAATAGGACCGACAATAGCGTTTCTAGTTGCGCCCACAAGGACAATGATTTTGTCCCACATCAAAACCCTTCCTAATTGCCAGGTATACTGTTTTCAATAGAGCTTTGGAAACCTGTCCATTGGTCATAGTTAACAAAGGGTACTCTATAAAGAGAGGTCAAGGCTTCTTGAGTACGGTGCTAAAATGCATTAATTAATGCATTCTTGCAGACAGTCGGAAACTCTTTAAAATGGCTTTCCCAAAAGCTTGGAATTATCTTGTCACTTCTTCAGTAATACTAACCGCTTTTCTAAACACCTTCAATgcgtttacatgaaaaaaaaaaaaattatcgcgTGAgatgtttcatttacccaaagcaGGGGGTTCGTATAAAAAAAAGGTtcggtttttttcatttgaaatgAGTAAACAGTAACCTTTTGTTAAACTACCTAGAGCCATTTCCGTGAAACACTTAGAGGTATTTGGGAATCTTCAAATCCACCCATAGCTGCACTGACCTTCAAGAGCTTCAGATACATCAATATAAGCCTCATCACAGCTCACAGCTTCTATCTCATGACTATACGTCACAAGAATATCGTAGAGTCTTTGGGATACTTTCCTGTATTCTTCAAACTGGTACGGTACACAATGAATGTCAGGACAGAGCTTCCTAGCTGAACCTAGGAACATTCCATTGCGGACTCCAGAAGCTCTTGCTTCGTAGCTACAAGAAGCGATCTCTGACATGGAATTGAAAAACGATGGAGGCTTCTTGGGCGAagttcctttaaaaaaaaaccaaagttaaaagaaatttcaaacCATTGCGAATGCAATTCGCTAAATAAGTTATTAGTTGAAAAGTTACCAGTCTgcgcccagttgttcaaagcatGTATTAAAGGAAAGCTAAATTGCCGTCTATTTTCTGATTAGAAAACGTTTCCACAAGATTTTAGCCTCCAAAATTGACTAAACGTTTGCTTTCCTTTAGCGTAAAATCATATTGTTAAGGCTTCTTTGACGGGCAAAATTCAAACCTGGGTTTGTATTTAATCGTGGATTAGTGTtataattggcttttgaacaactgggccctgatgCTTAAAGCTACCACCTTCCTTTGTTGATACTTTTACAATGTTATGGGTGCATTCATTTAGGACTATGCTGTTTCCAAATATTCCAGTTTAGGAAAATGGCGTTTTCCAAAAAGCACGTGTTCGGGGAACGGAGTAGTTATTGCATAAGTGATAGCGAAAGTAGTCAAACTAACGCTCGCCTAGCAGCGAATCAGAGAGTGCATACGATTTCCGTGCCACAATAAGCCCAAAAGATGGTGTAATGATTCTATGTATAAACTCGcaaattgtattttgtatttttgccGTTTATTCTGGTATCAGGACCAGCACAAACAGAATAGAATTCCATTCATTGAAAAAGCAAAGTAACTCCCAAATAACAGGAAACCAAAACATTCCGGGTATCACTTTTTCGGCGGAATCTCAAAGTGTAACAATTCACTTCGTGACTTAACAATTGGCTATTCTTCCCTTGCCCTTGCCTTAGTACTCTATCGTCGCCACTTTACTGACTTACATGTAGTATTCAACGTCTGCTGTTACACAATGTTTACAGCTCCTCAGATGTTTCGACAGTTGTTTTTCATGCTCTTTGGAAACTACATTTCTTGCAGAAGCCGTTGGAAGATTGGGTAGATTCATATGAAAACTTAAAACGAAACACTACACCATGGTCAATACATTGTATTCTGGACTGTACCTTGTTGCTCGTTTGTGGAACTAGTACCCTTTCCTGCATGACAAACAGCAATAGGTTTACCTCTGAGATGAGGCTGGTCACGTAAGGTGACAGAAACAAAGAATGAGTCCATATCGATATGCATGATAACTCGTCCATGTGTCCCTACTCGACCCACACCTCTTTTCCTCCAACTCTTGGCCGCCAAAGACTTGATAATGTCGCTTGTGTATTTCTTGAATTCTGCACCCCATGTTGATAAGTAATGCAGTCTAGAATTGTTGTAGAATTCTGAAACAAAGTTTGCATCGTTTGCTCTCGACATACTAGTCAGTGACTGTTTGTAGGGCTTTTTAAGCACTGTATTATCTATGCTATCCAATACACTTGCCTCATTGCAATTCTGAACCTCCACTTCGTCTTTGCCAAAATCTTGACCTTCAGAAACAGTTATTGAATTCTGTGGTAACGAAGTGGTCTCTTCTGCGAAAGGATCTGACTCTTTGCTAAACCTATCTGCTTCCTTTTTGCTGTCTTTCGAATTGCTCCTCTCTTCTGGATTAGCACTAGGTGAAGCAAGAAGTGTACATGTCGCAACTTCTCCACGAGAGGGTTGCATGCAGTTCACAGATAAAGATGCTATATCCCCTGAAGGAACTTCTTTGGTGATTTGAGCAACGCCTGACAGTGTTGTCTTCGAAGGTACTACCCCGGAGAAAGGTACTGCCATCGTGCAAGTCGTGGAcggtttggctttaaaattcaaaactttcTGTGCAACTTTCCGTTGATGATACAGAAGATATTCATCGACAGGAAGAAGAATGCCAGCTTTGATGCTATCTAATATCCACGATGGATGCACAACTAGCTCATCTCTAAAAAGAAGAAAGTATAACAGACTTTACGCGCATGCTCGTTATACGAAGACTATTATAGTCTGCGTGCAACCCTCTCGTGGAGAAGTTGCATTCAGGAACATAAGTATTCtgccatagacctctttcataatggcggccaaataaaatattcttttgtttcaatgctaataagccctactaacctcgctacgacgagtaaatttcaaaagaatatttgttttaaaacgagggcagtaggtctaattaacaaaagaatgtaaaagtggtcgccatttatgaaagtggtctataggcAAGGATCTTATTAATATCCATTGTGGTATTGGCACCTCTAGTTTAAGCAGTCATTTCTCTATTCTTAAGAAATGCCAAACTAAGTTTGATTGTCTTCTGTATGAAAAGTTTTTCATTAAGGAATTTAAGCCTTCACTCAAGCTTTTTAATTGATTGCGTCCCTAGGGTAAACAGCATAACTTCatgctttaattttattatatattcgagttaatttttattttcattgcttGATAATGACTTAAGTTAAGTCGAAACGTTgcattttaaaccttttttaaccgttttttaAACCGTGTttaatattacaataataatatagtctcgtttgtctcacgatgtggtcatgCACTTGTGATgcagatcgcgacgtttcgactgcatactgctggtcttcatcaggcgatgaggtcgactggttacgcgtcaccttttaaacaggatactctgctgtgattggttggttttcagcagctgtgattggtgcatttcgatcctcgctgtttcggtgtgttgttccttcggcggtccgctgtcgtacggttctcctgttgttgtgtttcttgatcgtgggcatccatgcttccggaatttctattccactatccctgttgatgttgttacggagaagtcttatgtgaatcgcTTCTTTGGCCCTGCGTGTGtaccaatgaggatcacgatcaaaaaaattaacttcgTTCCAAAGCGGGTTGCGTCCGGTGTTGCgagcgtgttctgaaacggcggaggtctgggtacgggcaagtcggatgtttcgctcatgttctttgattctatcttgcataggtcttccagtgtcgccgatgtagactttaccttattcacagggaatcctgtaaagcacgccatcttgtttagtcGGCTCGACAGCGTCTTTCGGTTTTACTAGATGTGATCTTAGTGTAGTCTCCGACTTGAAAACAGCGTGTATGCCATGTTGCTGCAGGCAGCGGCGAAGTTGTTCGGATAGGCCTTTGACATAGGGTAAAACCGTAGTAGACCTGTACTCGATCGTGGGCTCAGCACTGCTAATCGGTTTCCTGGTCTTGATGATTTTGTGCAAGAAAGAAAGAGGCAA encodes:
- the LOC137997322 gene encoding DNA repair protein REV1-like isoform X2; translation: MTVPSSWLLRCGMSLLGEYMQAKIQKLDAQFKEDVPSRSQEGDIPKIFENVVIHINGYTVPPADELRRLIYLHGGRYQQYYTKRSVTHIIATNLPNSKIRELRDELVVHPSWILDSIKAGILLPVDEYLLYHQRKVAQKVLNFKAKPSTTCTMAVPFSGVVPSKTTLSGVAQITKEVPSGDIASLSVNCMQPSRGEVATCTLLASPSANPEERSNSKDSKKEADRFSKESDPFAEETTSLPQNSITVSEGQDFGKDEVEVQNCNEASVLDSIDNTVLKKPYKQSLTSMSRANDANFVSEFYNNSRLHYLSTWGAEFKKYTSDIIKSLAAKSWRKRGVGRVGTHGRVIMHIDMDSFFVSVTLRDQPHLRGKPIAVCHAGKGTSSTNEQQGTSPKKPPSFFNSMSEIASCSYEARASGVRNGMFLGSARKLCPDIHCVPYQFEEYRKVSQRLYDILVTYSHEIEAVSCDEAYIDVSEALEEDETPTELAEKIRADIKEATGCTASVGIAANVLLARMCTRVAKPDGCYHLSANDDINQFMGSQKVNDLPGVGWSLGHKLETLGVLTCLDLQKFSLQMLQKEFGPKTGLLLYQYCRGVDDRALKIERERKSVSAEINYGIRFTAENEVVNFINELAKEVQKRLQALETKGRCITLKMKVRKAGAPSPRKFMGHGICDNIARSFTLPTVTDDAQIISKQCEVLLKQLNVIPEDMRGMGIQVSKLVDKNANADNKNSRSLFDFLKPQATSAAEVLPEATAIENRVEHEQVFGVLKSPENEQSKVPPLPRFSPQIAEGARNTASRRSLGDLDESLYLPSPSQIDPSVLEALPEDIRRSIERSYAARNQNILRIHDGKEEQGEPGRRPQPQQKATTNRQSKTLPKPSRLQFEENPSNGTVQWISDLLPSPSQIDPEFLVALPDHVRQEIEQAYKGKDLKITRARIHVNAPANPHIEVLPTKNGMEMSTGTVHCGDFQNREGAEFDSPTNQACLGEAVTLPQVKQVIKQWTQAYEVPLEEDVEVLRNYLIQLVGTQNLEQLWRVLRFLDRTVDGRQGWQSACCAVLTQVQQTINTMYRTKLAVNSLKFAQCSVFSPENKMDCTSCK